The stretch of DNA AGACCTCGGAGAACGAAGCCTCGCCGTCGGCGCGACGATACACGCGGTGCCCGCGTACGGAGGGTTCCGCGATGGCCTCGGTCCGCAACACGATACGGTCGGGCCCGAAGGTCGTGTCGAGCGTCGGAGCCGGGGGCGCGCCCGGACGGCGGAGGTCGAAGGTGTGCACCACGACCCGGCCCTCGTCGTCGGTCAGGGTCAGCTCCAAGGGATTCTCGGCCGTGACGTTCGACTCGGTCACCCGTAGCCCGGTGATCGTCCCCACCTCGCGGGTGCCGATCGGAGCCGGAGCCGTCGCCGTGCCGACGTCGATCTGAACGTCGGACGACGGACTCGTGAGCGTGGCGTCGAGCGCGTTCACCGCCGCCCCACCGTAGTTCGCCACCTCGACGACGAGGTCGAAGGTCTCGCCCTCGTCGATCACCCCGTCGCCGTCCCCGGTCACGCTGTCGTCCCACAGGATCCGTGCGACATCGATCTCCGGTGCACCGACCAGCAACTGCACCGGCTGTCGCCAGGTCTCGCCACCACTGCTCATGACGACCTCGAAGCGCAGCAGACGACCGTCCTCGGCCCCCGAGCCGATGGCGAAGATGAACGGCTGCGAACTCTTCGCCTGCCCCGAGGTCAGACCCGACAACGATCGCGTCAGCTGCACCGGCGTGATGTTCGGTGCCTCGATCGGCTGCAGTTGGAGCGAGACGCTCCCGAGATCGGCCCCACCCTGGTTGACGAAGTCGAAACCCCACTCGATCGTCTCGCCCGCCTCGGCCAGGCCGTCACCGTCGCCCGAGCCGTCGAAGACCGAGGCCGGCGTCGCACGCACGTGTCCGTTCGCACCCGACTGCACCTCGATCGTCTGGCGCACCGGGAACACGAGTCCCTGCGTGACGACCAGGTCGATGCTGCCGGCCCGATCGGCGAGTCCGTCCAGCGAAAGGGTCACCTGACCGCTGGCGTCGGTCTCGCCCACCGCGAAGCCACCGTCGGGACGCGTGAGCGCCACCGTCGCGCCCTCCACCGCACCCGAGGCACTCACGTCGACCGTCACGTCGGAGGCTCCCAGCAACACACTCGACGGCGCGGACACCAGGGCCGAGCGCGGCTCCTCGCGCCACACGCGCAAGGCGGGGTCGGTGAAGACGTGGTAGCCGAAGTGCGTCCAGCGGTGCGAACCCTCCACGCCGGTGATCGCCACCTGCTCCGATCGCGAGACGAGCTGGGCATCGCCCACGCGCACGTTCCCGTTCACGAAGATCTCGCGGTAGAACGACTGCTGGTAGACGTTGGCCGTACTCGGGAAGGCCGCACGCGAAGCGCCGATGCTCCCGACGGCTCCGCCCTCGATCTGGACGAAGCGCTCGAGCAGGCAGTCGAAGTCGAAGGCACCCGAGCTGCAGTTGAGCGCGTGCAGGAGGAAGGGCCGGTCGGGGGCGTTGTTGACCGACGTGTCGACGTCGGGCACGAAGATGTTCTGGTCGCCCACGCCCACGCTCATGTTGTAGTAGAAGCCGTGGCCGACGTGGTTGACGATTCCGAAGTTGCCGGTGCTCATGGAGTCGAGCGCGGCCTGCTTGGTCTCGAGGATCGAACCGACATAGGGCGCCGTGTTCTCGTACATGCGCCAGCTCTGCATCAGGTTGCCGCCGCCGATGATGCTGTCGAAGACGATGTCCTCGGAATAGATGGCGCCGTCGAGCGTGATCGAATCCCCCGGATTCCATGCCTGCGGGAAGAGCACCTCGCTCATGAAGAGCGCCCGGCCCACGTAGGAACGGTCGGTCGGGTTCTCGTAGGCGATGACCTTGTCGACGAAGTCCGCGGCCTGCGACAGGTTCTTGACCGGCACGCGCCCGATCGCGATCTCGGCGAGCAGATCGGCTTCGTCCCCCGTCTCGAGGAAGCTCTTGTAGGGCTCGGCGTAGATGCCGTCGCCGTCGATGTTCCAGTTGCCGTCGAGCGCGGCGAAGTACAGATCGGCCGGCACGTCGGTGAAGCCGCCCTGCGGATAGAAGCTGCTGCGGGCGTAGCGCGGCGGCAGGATCTCGGCGTCGCCACCGAGCAGCAGGTAGCTCACGCCCCACTGCTGGTAGGCGGTCCGGATGTAGTTGCGCAGGGTCTCCTGCAGGTCGCCGCCCGGCCGGGCCACGGCGACGATCTCGTCGGTGGTGACCACCGAGGTCCGAAGACCTTCCTGCGTGCGCCACGCGGCCAGACGCTCGAACTCGGGGCGCAACTCGTCGTTGGTGATCACCAGCATGTCGACCGGCTCGGGAACGATGCGCGCGACCCGGGCGAGGCCGCGGTCGTCGGCGACGCCGATCTCGAAGTCGAAACGCGCGGTCGAGGGATCGACCCCCGGCGACGGTGCGTAGGCGTCGACGTCGGCCGGATTCTCGACCACGGCGCGCACCAGTGCGGCGTCCCGATCGCGGAGACCCGACCATTCGACCGTACGGCGCACGGTGTCGTTCGAGCGGGGATCGATGCCGAGGGTCAGGCGAACCCGCGCACTGGCCAGACGCTGTACGCGACCGTCGGCCCCGACCCGCACCGGCACCACGTCGACCGACGCGACCGACCACCCCCGCATGGGATGGCTGGCGCCGACCGTCACCGGCACCGGCGGGTAGACATTCGAGCGCTCGAGCGCCGCGGCGTCGACGAAGGGATCGGGCATGGCCTTCGTGCCGTCCGACGACACGAGGTCGTCGCCCGTCGCGAGCGACGTCACGTCGACGTCCACCCATTCGGCGTCGACCAGCTCGACGGCTTCGGCCCGCGTGCCCACCGGGACCACGTACGAGTACGAGGCGCGCGGGAGCTCGGGGCGACCGGCCCGGCTCCAGGTCGACGCACCATCGACGAGAATCCGCTCGGCGTCCCCGTCGCGCTGGATCGAGTAGTCGTCTGCGTTCCAACGCAGGACGTGGTCGACCGAGGTGGCCGCCACCGCGGGGGTCGACACGGCGACGATCGCGACGAGAAGAGCGAGAACGGCGAGAGACGTGCCCGCAGTGCGCACCAGCGTGGCACCGGGACGACGATTTACGAGAGGCATCAGTCCTCCTGCGGCAAGCGGATCGGAGCTCGGGAGCAGTCCGCGCGGGGGTTCGGGCTCGGTGACGGAGGAAGGGTCGTCATGGGACGGACGACGGTGCGGTCGCTCTGGGTGTCGGTTCTACGTTCAGGGGTCCTTCCCCGGAAGGACGGAAGGGTCCGGCGTGCCGCACCCCCCGCACACGGTTCGAGTACGGGGCGGCGACGGCGACCGGGACATCGCAGTCTATCCCGACCGCGCGCCGGCTGTCAAGCCACCACCATGGTAAGGAATTATGAATAATGGGTTTACGGCGATCAGCGCGGGTCGCCGGACACCCGATCGGCGCGTCGGAGAACGTGGGTCCCCACGTCGAAGGACCGTGTGCCGGCCCCGTCGCCCGGGTCGATCTCGACCGGACCGTCGCCGAAGTTGCGGACCACCCGCCAGGGCCCGCGCTCGATCACCGACCAGCCGCGCCGCCACAACTGGCCGACCTCGGCGTCGACCAGGCACCGCACCGGGCCGTCGGCGCTCAGCTGTCGCACGAGCGCCTGGAGGTGCTCCCAGCCGGCCCGAGCGACGGGTTCGTCGTAGGAGACCAGTTGCACGCGGTGCACCGAGACGATCCCCGGCTTCCCCTGTTCCCAGGCGGCACGCACCGCGGCGACGGCCGCGCGCGCGCCCTGCGGCGCGTCGGTGGAGGAATCGCCGTAGGGCTCCAGCCGCGCCGGCCGATCGAGGTAGACGAAGCGGGCCCTCCATCGGTCGCCGACCCGTTCCACGACCTTCCGGACCCGGCCCCAGGGCGTGGTCGGATCGACGCGACCGTCGACCTGCTCGCGCTTCGCCTGGACCACCTGGACCCCCAGATCGGCCCAGGCCGACTCGTCCTCCGCTCCCCAGCGGTAGTCGGGAGCGATCACCGACACCGGCGAACGCCCGAAGCGCGTGCGGAAGCGACCGACCGCCGCCCGGGCGATGTCCCGGGCGCCGTCCGGATCCGAGCCCGACAGTTCGGTGCCCCGCAGCCATCCGCGGTAGGCCATGGTGTCGAAGCGGCGCGCCCGGGCGGCCAGGGGATCGCCGGCGGCCCGGGCGGCCGCGTACTCCGGCAGATCGAAGTGCGTGAGTCCGTGCAGCTCGGGCCGGTACACGCCGGCCGCGATCGCCGCGTCGACCGCGGCGTCCAGTCCCGGGCGCCCGTAGCGCCCCGGATCGTGGCCGGACGGGTGGACCGGCCAACCGTGCGGAGCGTTCCCCGGGCCTCCGGCGCGGACGGTCGGACCGGCCAGCACGGTGTTCGCCTGCAACACGAGGGGCAGGCCGTCGGCATCGCGCAGACGCAGCAGACGCACCCGCAACGAATCGATCTCGGCCGCCGTCTCCAGCCCGCTGCGCGCATAGGCCCGCAGCTTCGGGGGAACGCCGTCGGCCAGGTCGGCGAGCGAGTCGGCCGCGGCGCGGTCGGGGAACCATCCCTCGAATCCCCAATCGTCGCTCTGCAACACGATCACGCGCCAGGCCCCGAAGTCGGTCTCCGACGCGGTGCGCGCGTGCCAACTCCACGCCACGCCCAACGCGATCCCCACGACCGGGATCAGGATCCACCACCACCGACGCATCACGCTGCCGCTCCCGTCGCGAAGACCTCGAAGGAGTACCGACCGTAGCGCATTCCGTGTTCGGCGATCGAGTCCGCGATGGCGTCGAGCCGTTCGCGGCAGTCGCGATCGCACGCGTGGTGCGTGCGCAGCCAGCGCACCGGGGCGAGGGGATCGTCGACCCGCGTCGAATTCTCGGCGTCGCCACGGCAGACGGGATCGCCCAGGTGCGCGCGCAGCTCCCGGCTCACCCGATCGATGCGGCGCGCGGCTCCGCGGCCGGGGACGATGTCGGCCAACAGCGACAGGACCTCGCGGTAGTTCACCTCGGCCGGATCGCGTCCGACGGGTGTGTCCTCGAGCACCACCACCCGTCCCCCCGGGGCCAGACAGTGCACGCACGACTCCGCCGCCCGCGCGCGATCGGACGAAGGAAGATGGCGCAGCACGTCCCCGAACACGACCACCCCGACCGAGGCCGAGGCGAAGGGGAGCTCGCGGAGGTCGGCGAGGACGTCGAGACCGTCGCAGCGCGGATCGTGATCCAGGGAGACGACCGCCCAGCCCAGTGAGCGCAGGTGCACGCTCAGGCGACCGTCGCCCGCTCCGGCCTCGACCACGGGGCCGAGGTCCGCAGCCCGGGCGAGCTCATCGCGAAGGTTCGTCGGGAAGGGCCAGAACGACATCGTCGGCTGCCGCCGGGGCCGAGGGGGATTCCGTCGACGCCACGTCGTCGGCTTCCGATCCACCGGCCCTCGTGGCGGGACGCGGAGCCGGGGCCGCATCGGGCTCGGTCCGGTGTCTCCGGTAGGCCTCCATCTCGATCACCTCGGCCAGGCGCTGACCCGGATCCACGGGCACCAGGGTCGCATGGACTCCCATCAGGTACCCCAGGATTCGTGCCGGCCCCGGGTGGCGATCGCGCTGGATCGAGTAGGCGAGTTCGATCGCCGCGCCCGCCGCCGCCGCCACGGCCAGGACCCCGGCGCTCGGAGCCCCCAGCACCAGCGCACCCGTGGCCGCCGCCGACAGCGACACGAACCACAGGCACACCGTGGCCCGGAACGGCGAGGTGCCCAGCTCCAACAACCGGTGGTGCAGGTGCTCGGCGTCGGGACGGAAGATGCTCAGCCCGCGACGCCAGCGTCGCAGGATGGTGGTCGCGGTGTCGAGAACGGGCACGAGCATGGCGAAGGCCGCGATGCCCGGCGCGGTCGGCGTGCGTTCGGCCAGACCGAGCACCAGGCCCGCCAGCCACAGACCCAACAACATCGACCCGGCGTCGCCCAGGAAGATGCGGTGGCGCGAGAGATTGTCGCGCAGGAAACCGAGGACCGTTCCGAGGAAGGCGCCGATCCACAGGGCGCCCACTGGATCGACCCCGTGCACGGCCACCATCACCGTACCGGCCACGATGGCCACGATGCCCGAGGCCAGTCCGTCGAGTCCGTCGATCAGGTTCACCGAGTTGATGAACCCCAGGTACCAGAACAGCGTGAGCGGCCCGGCCATCACGCCCAGCTCCACCACACCGACGCCCGGAAGCCACACCTGTTCGAGCGTCAGGCCACCCGCCATGGGCAACGACACGACCAGCACCTGCCCCAGGAGCTTTTTCTCGGCGTGCAGGCCGAAGCGGTCGTCCAGGGCACCGAGCACGATGGTTCCCAGTCCGGCCAGACCGAGTGCCACCATGGCGCCGACGGGGAAGGGGGAACCGATCCAGTGGAAGAGTCCGATCGCGGCCACGACTCCGGTGCCGTAGACGGCCAGTCCGCCGCTGCACGGCACCGCGCACTTCTGCCGACGGCGCCAGCTCGGATGATCCACCAGACCCCAGGACAACCCGGCGCGCCGCGCCACGGGCAGGATCAGCTGCGTGAGCACCACCGTGGCCAGCACCACGAGAGTGAGTCGGGGGAGCAGCTCCATGGCCCCTTCTACCTCCGTCTTCCGGGACGGATCTCGCGCAGAGCTTCGATCGTGGCTCCTGCGCACCGCGACCAGGAGAACTCCCGTGCGCGGCTCCGACCCCGCTCGGCGAGCGAGCGCCGAAGTCCTCGGTCACCGACCAGGCGGGCCATGGCGTTCTCGATCTCTCCGGTCTGCACCGGATCGACCAGGAGCGCGGCTCCACCGGCCACTTCTTCGGTCGCCGTTCCGCGGGAGGTGATCACCGGACAACCCCGGGTCATCGCCTCGAGAATGGGAAGTCCGAATCCCTCGTACAGCGAACAGAACAAGAGCCCGAGGGCCTTGTCGTATTCGTCGCGCAACTGCTCGGTCGTCAGGTAACCCAGGCGCCGCACCCGCGACGGATCCGAATGATCCGCCAGCGCGCGTTCGATCGC from Candidatus Krumholzibacteriia bacterium encodes:
- a CDS encoding C25 family cysteine peptidase, whose product is MPLVNRRPGATLVRTAGTSLAVLALLVAIVAVSTPAVAATSVDHVLRWNADDYSIQRDGDAERILVDGASTWSRAGRPELPRASYSYVVPVGTRAEAVELVDAEWVDVDVTSLATGDDLVSSDGTKAMPDPFVDAAALERSNVYPPVPVTVGASHPMRGWSVASVDVVPVRVGADGRVQRLASARVRLTLGIDPRSNDTVRRTVEWSGLRDRDAALVRAVVENPADVDAYAPSPGVDPSTARFDFEIGVADDRGLARVARIVPEPVDMLVITNDELRPEFERLAAWRTQEGLRTSVVTTDEIVAVARPGGDLQETLRNYIRTAYQQWGVSYLLLGGDAEILPPRYARSSFYPQGGFTDVPADLYFAALDGNWNIDGDGIYAEPYKSFLETGDEADLLAEIAIGRVPVKNLSQAADFVDKVIAYENPTDRSYVGRALFMSEVLFPQAWNPGDSITLDGAIYSEDIVFDSIIGGGNLMQSWRMYENTAPYVGSILETKQAALDSMSTGNFGIVNHVGHGFYYNMSVGVGDQNIFVPDVDTSVNNAPDRPFLLHALNCSSGAFDFDCLLERFVQIEGGAVGSIGASRAAFPSTANVYQQSFYREIFVNGNVRVGDAQLVSRSEQVAITGVEGSHRWTHFGYHVFTDPALRVWREEPRSALVSAPSSVLLGASDVTVDVSASGAVEGATVALTRPDGGFAVGETDASGQVTLSLDGLADRAGSIDLVVTQGLVFPVRQTIEVQSGANGHVRATPASVFDGSGDGDGLAEAGETIEWGFDFVNQGGADLGSVSLQLQPIEAPNITPVQLTRSLSGLTSGQAKSSQPFIFAIGSGAEDGRLLRFEVVMSSGGETWRQPVQLLVGAPEIDVARILWDDSVTGDGDGVIDEGETFDLVVEVANYGGAAVNALDATLTSPSSDVQIDVGTATAPAPIGTREVGTITGLRVTESNVTAENPLELTLTDDEGRVVVHTFDLRRPGAPPAPTLDTTFGPDRIVLRTEAIAEPSVRGHRVYRRADGEASFSEVFFDTIDGTGFIEDADLASLTRYSYRITYVDSTGVESGPSPIVSASTAPPQLEGGFPLPVTRELAGPIAVGNMVADGTKVATFGADYLYALDANGDELVNGDNDSQTRGPLAGPQDARRFTPSGVAMADLDGDGLDELIGTNWENFEVWVVDANGDLLPGWPQTMNQKAWATPVVADLDADGDFEIITNNTNRTTYVWHHDGTELIDGDDRPETNGVFQLRDVETFGRTTPAVYDVDGNGTLEIILPTSRRDGVDNLVQALQIDGTNAPGWPQNVGPNGWTVSHPTIADVEGDGEPEIFLVTENDLLHAWHPDGSVVSGYPKPLNTVAGARDSKHPAVSLADFDRDGQLELVTVAINSLSSCDVYVQELDGTVLPGWPRSLPGLSESSPIIGDV
- a CDS encoding class I SAM-dependent methyltransferase, producing MSFWPFPTNLRDELARAADLGPVVEAGAGDGRLSVHLRSLGWAVVSLDHDPRCDGLDVLADLRELPFASASVGVVVFGDVLRHLPSSDRARAAESCVHCLAPGGRVVVLEDTPVGRDPAEVNYREVLSLLADIVPGRGAARRIDRVSRELRAHLGDPVCRGDAENSTRVDDPLAPVRWLRTHHACDRDCRERLDAIADSIAEHGMRYGRYSFEVFATGAAA
- a CDS encoding MraY family glycosyltransferase is translated as MELLPRLTLVVLATVVLTQLILPVARRAGLSWGLVDHPSWRRRQKCAVPCSGGLAVYGTGVVAAIGLFHWIGSPFPVGAMVALGLAGLGTIVLGALDDRFGLHAEKKLLGQVLVVSLPMAGGLTLEQVWLPGVGVVELGVMAGPLTLFWYLGFINSVNLIDGLDGLASGIVAIVAGTVMVAVHGVDPVGALWIGAFLGTVLGFLRDNLSRHRIFLGDAGSMLLGLWLAGLVLGLAERTPTAPGIAAFAMLVPVLDTATTILRRWRRGLSIFRPDAEHLHHRLLELGTSPFRATVCLWFVSLSAAATGALVLGAPSAGVLAVAAAAGAAIELAYSIQRDRHPGPARILGYLMGVHATLVPVDPGQRLAEVIEMEAYRRHRTEPDAAPAPRPATRAGGSEADDVASTESPSAPAAADDVVLALPDEPSR